The Paraburkholderia caffeinilytica genome segment GCGGCGCTGGTTCAGGTCCTCGCGAAACTCGCGTTGCTTGCGCTGGAAGTCCGTATCCAGTTGTGACAGATCGCGCTGCTTCTGCGCGCGATCGGCTGCCGACATCGACGCGCCGCTCTTGTCGAGCGAGTCGGACATCGACTTCAGCTTCTGCGCCATGTCGGCCAGATCCTTGTCGCGCTTGGCGAACTCCGCCTCGAGCTTGACCTGTGCAGCCTTCGCGGCAGCCGATTCACGCAGGATACGGTCCGAATTCACCGCAGCGATCCTGGCTTCCTGCGCGTGCGCTACCCCCGCGACGCCGACACCCAGCGTCATTGCCAGCGCCAGCGCGCACGCCACACGTTTCGAAAACATACCGGTTCGCAAAGTCATCCTCTCGATACTGTAGTTTGGCTGGGCTCGCCAAGGGGCGGCCCGCCTCCGGGAGCCGCCCGTAGTGGCCCGGATCAGAACGCCGTCCCGATCTGGAACTGGAACTTCTGATACTGGTCGCCAGTGTGCTTCGTGAGCGGGAAGCCCAAGCTGAGCTTGAGCGGACCAATCGGCGAGATCCACGCAAGACCGACACCGTAGCCGTAACGCAG includes the following:
- a CDS encoding OmpH family outer membrane protein, translating into MTLRTGMFSKRVACALALAMTLGVGVAGVAHAQEARIAAVNSDRILRESAAAKAAQVKLEAEFAKRDKDLADMAQKLKSMSDSLDKSGASMSAADRAQKQRDLSQLDTDFQRKQREFREDLNQRRNEELAAVLDRANKVIKQIAEQQHYDLIVQEAVYVSPRIDITDQVLKALAASGN